One stretch of Tribolium castaneum strain GA2 chromosome 5, icTriCast1.1, whole genome shotgun sequence DNA includes these proteins:
- the LOC107397944 gene encoding kinesin-like protein KIF23: MNRVNKIRQEKTHVSNPENDPVQVFCRLRPPKANEESTCRLLSPTTLAFTTTDSKITRKEIHYKFRHIFTSFATQNEVFKYVAYPLLEDLLKGKNALLFTYGVTGSGKTHTLTGDHHNPGIMPKCIHTIFNSISAFQAPKCMIKSDKMNGFEVQSQRDAKQDEMDLLKASSRTAKKNRKDKTYVNDGTKIIDINESTLYSVFVSYFEIYNNKVYDLLDENCGTRQGKILREDSNKKMYVNAVVETEVKSAEEAFELFNLGQKRKKTGNTVLNSVSSRSHSILNIRVVQLPQGCPRDLLISQLSLVDLAGSERTNRTQNTGQLLKEASQINNSLMSLRTCLDNLRENQTTGANRLVPYRSSRLTLLFKNYFEGEGRIEMIVCVNPSAADFEENLQVMKFAESAQDVKVARSESKFTSSGSCPKTVTLAQIPKINLRDEALAALEQLSDALKTRFETIKHLGSFLDEEARFRKRLVDVEQENVWGKSELETTKVLFRKERQKFSNVKAKLADAEARAEDSQLKIREYQDKIASLRNVVARKNLKIKNTNVQDVLMRGRQRELKEQNVVETPKQQTRRYVGTPCPSRRRSRSAESTEV, translated from the exons ATGAACCGCGTTAACAAAATTCGCCAGGAAAAAACCCACGTATCTAACCCAGAAAATGACCCAGTGCAAGTTTTTTGCCGGCTTCGCCCCCCGAAAGCCAACGAGGAATCCACGTGCAGGTTACTATCACCAACGACTCTCGCATTCACCACCACGGATTCCAAAATAACTCGCAAGGAAATCCACTACAAATTCAGGCACATTTTTACCAGTTTCGCCACCCAAAATGAAGTCTTCAAATACGTGGCTTATCCACTGTTGGAGGATTTGCTCAAAGGTAAAAACGCGTTGCTTTTCACGTACGGGGTCACCGGGTCCGGGAAAACTCACACTCTAACCGGGGACCACCACAATCCCGGGATTATGCCCAAATGTATTCACACGATTTTTAATTCGATTTCGGCTTTCCAAGCCCCCAAGTGTATGATTAAGTCGGATAAGATGAACGGTTTTGAGGTGCAATCACAACGCGATGCCAAACAAGACGAGATGGATTTGCTAAAGGCATCTTCAAGAACTGCAAAGAAAAATCGGAAGGACAAGACTTACGTAAATGACGGTAccaaaataattgatattaacGAGAGCACTTTGTATTCGGTCTTTGTGAGTTATTTTGagatttataacaataaagttTACGATTTGTTGGATGAGAACTGTGGAACCCGCCAAGGTAAGATACTGCGCGAAGactcgaataaaaaaatgtacgtCAACGCAGTCGTTGAGACTGAAGTCAAGTCAGCCGAAGAGGCGTTCGAGTTGTTCAACTTGGgccaaaaacgaaaaaaaacggGGAACACAGTTTTAAACTCAGTCTCAAGTCGGAGTCATTCCATTTTAAATATCCGAGTTGTCCAGTTACCACAGGGATGTCCTAGGGACCTCCTCATCTCTCAGTTGAGTTTAGTTGACTTAGCCGGTTCCGAGCGCACAAACCGGACGCAAAACACCGGCCAGTTACTAAAGGAAGCAAGTCAAATTAACAACTCCTTGATGTCCTTAAGGACGTGTTTAGACAATTTGAGGGAAAACCAAACAACGGGAGCCAACCGATTAGTGCCATATCGCAGCAGCCGTCTGACTTTACTTTTCAAGAATTACTTCGAGGGCGAAGGCCGCATCGAAATGATCGTTTGCGTCAACCCTTCAGCCGCCGACTTCGAGGAAAATCTGCAAGTCATGAAGTTCGCAGAGTCCGCACAGGATGTTAAAGTGGCGCGTTCTGAATCGAAATTTACTTCTTCCGGAAGCTGTCCAAAGACTGTCACACTTGCGCAAATTCCCAAAATCAACTTGCGCGATGAAGCTCTGGCTGCTTTGGAGCAGCTGAGTGATGCCTTGAAAACCCGAtttgaaacaataaaacacTTGGGTTCATTTCTGGACGAGGAGGCTCGTTTCAGGAAGCGGCTGGTTGACGTGGAGCAGGAGAACGTTTGGGGAAAATCGGAACTGGAGACCACAAAGGTACTGTTTAGAAAGGAAAGACAGAAATTTTCCAATGTGAAAGCGAAATTGGCCGATGCGGAGGCCCGCGCTGAGGACTCACAATTGAAAATACGGGAGTATCAGGACAAGATAGCCTCCTTGAGGAACGTCGTAGCgaggaaaaatttaaaaatcaaaaacaccAATGTCCAGGATGTTTTGATGAGGGGACGTCAACGCGAGCTAAAAGAACAGAATGTGGTGGAGACGCCTAAGCAACAGACGAGGAGATATGTGGGGACACCATGTCCAAGCAGGAGGAGGTCTAGATCGGCAGAATCAACAGAG GTCTAG